A single window of Spartobacteria bacterium DNA harbors:
- a CDS encoding XRE family transcriptional regulator codes for MIDAKTIHEQMMQDDPDYAREYDALEEEFGVIRKMIQARKRAGMSQADVARVMGISQPRVAKIESGGNISLEILRRYARAMGSDLVIDFAVQGEERRI; via the coding sequence ATGATCGATGCCAAAACCATTCATGAACAGATGATGCAGGATGACCCGGACTATGCGAGGGAGTACGACGCTCTTGAAGAGGAATTCGGAGTCATTCGGAAGATGATCCAGGCCAGAAAACGGGCCGGCATGAGTCAGGCGGACGTGGCCCGCGTGATGGGGATCAGTCAGCCACGGGTGGCGAAGATCGAAAGCGGTGGCAATATCAGCCTGGAAATCTTGCGGCGCTATGCCAGGGCAATGGGTTCCGATCTGGTGATTGATTTTGCCGTGCAGGGCGAAGAGCGGCGGATATGA